One Nonomuraea angiospora DNA segment encodes these proteins:
- a CDS encoding DUF2961 domain-containing protein — translation MMRKLLAALATSLLLVAAPVAVTAQPAVAAAGADKGPIGWDVFRRLDRLPYLSPGTQTRQFSSFDRAGANFQDGFGGVYSCLRTSGSQCVIAEDTGAGEISSIWFTRDGGDVSATGTITIELDGAVVVSAPLQSLVNGQVGGPFVFPLVANADQSSGGVHIKVPMPYRQSMRVYTQHNPLFYHVTYRHFPDAEGVRRFDPAENASDVVGLLKASGTRDPKPARPGAQTVTQKASLTAGQQREFARVTGSGAISALRVRVPDASATDDTLAGLRLRLDFDGRTTVDSPVGEFFGAGLGEYPVKSLLFAVDTAGGGWYTTWWPMPYRSEARVSLVNGTGRTLDDLEVQVTSAADASWADALAPGGQAGYFTTESRRGPAVRDSDWLFSDRTGRGKFVGVSHTMNGLISEGLTREYLEGDERAYVDGALTPQLHGTGTEDFYESGWYFNRGEFNDPLAGNPAHEKAGGGCPYECDAAYRLMLSDGVEFSSALRFGIEHGPQNDKPATYGSTAFLYTQPTFGTHRTAVLDVGDAAGRAAHDYRESGAATQATLASVYEGDEDHQTVRGVTRSTSSPVSFQLGVDAANAGVLLRRTSDQAAAGQAARVLVDGVDVGEWRQPLGNGTQRWLADTFALPAGATAGKSAIRVELRPTAGAPPWTAARYAADSLVPAQHADDRAPTAAEGPSLAGGDRHALHLTWREPDDDLGIREYRVYGSTSPSAQNTLLGTTRAPGFTHGPLAAGATWYYRVEAVDLSGRTAAAGPVVSGRTGTPTRTDLDKDGRDDVLTFTRGSTGDVYASLSDGTRFVQDGWKWHDSFAVGQQIALTGDFDGDGRDDAVTFTRGSAADVFVSLSDGTKLVQNGWKWHDYFAAGTEIPAVGDFDGDGRDDIATFTRGDSGDVWVALSTGSGFGPSRKWHDRFVIGDELPAVGDFDGDGRDDVAAFTRGTSADVFVALSSGSVFRHDGWRWHGNFAVGSETPAVGDFNGDGRDDIATFTGGPAADVFVSLSDGGRFVENAWKWHDNFAGGDQVPGVGDVNADGRADVIAFTRGDAADVFVATSETGRFQPAPVKWHDHFAAGTEWPQPSQIR, via the coding sequence ATGATGCGAAAGCTGCTCGCCGCGCTGGCGACGAGCCTGCTTCTCGTGGCCGCCCCCGTCGCTGTGACGGCGCAGCCCGCTGTCGCGGCGGCGGGGGCCGACAAGGGGCCGATCGGCTGGGACGTCTTCCGGCGCCTCGACCGGCTCCCGTACCTGAGCCCCGGCACCCAGACCCGGCAGTTCTCCAGCTTCGACCGGGCCGGCGCCAACTTCCAGGACGGGTTCGGCGGCGTGTACTCCTGCCTGCGCACCTCGGGAAGCCAGTGCGTGATCGCCGAGGACACCGGCGCCGGCGAGATCTCCTCGATCTGGTTCACCAGGGACGGCGGTGACGTGTCGGCCACTGGCACGATCACCATCGAGCTCGACGGCGCCGTCGTCGTCAGCGCGCCGCTGCAGAGCCTGGTCAACGGGCAGGTCGGCGGGCCGTTCGTCTTCCCGCTGGTGGCCAACGCCGACCAGAGCTCGGGCGGCGTCCACATCAAGGTGCCGATGCCGTACCGCCAGTCCATGCGGGTGTACACGCAGCACAACCCGCTCTTCTACCACGTCACCTACCGGCACTTCCCCGACGCGGAAGGGGTGCGGCGCTTCGACCCCGCCGAGAACGCCTCCGACGTCGTCGGCCTGCTGAAGGCGTCCGGCACCCGCGACCCCAAGCCGGCCCGGCCCGGCGCGCAGACCGTCACCCAGAAGGCGAGCCTGACGGCGGGGCAGCAGCGCGAGTTCGCCCGGGTGACCGGCTCCGGCGCGATCTCCGCGCTGCGGGTGCGGGTCCCGGACGCGTCGGCCACCGACGACACCCTGGCCGGGCTGCGGCTGCGGCTCGACTTCGACGGCCGTACCACCGTCGACTCTCCGGTCGGCGAGTTCTTCGGCGCCGGGCTGGGCGAGTACCCGGTCAAGTCGCTGCTGTTCGCCGTGGACACCGCGGGCGGCGGCTGGTACACCACGTGGTGGCCGATGCCGTACCGGTCCGAGGCCAGGGTCAGCCTGGTCAACGGCACCGGGCGCACGCTGGACGACCTGGAGGTGCAGGTCACCTCCGCGGCCGACGCCTCCTGGGCGGACGCGCTCGCGCCCGGCGGCCAGGCCGGCTACTTCACCACCGAGTCGCGGCGCGGCCCGGCCGTACGCGACTCCGACTGGCTGTTCTCCGACCGCACGGGACGGGGCAAGTTCGTCGGCGTCTCGCACACCATGAACGGGCTCATCTCCGAAGGTCTCACGCGGGAGTACCTGGAGGGCGACGAGCGCGCATACGTGGACGGCGCCCTGACGCCGCAGCTCCACGGCACCGGGACCGAGGACTTCTACGAGTCCGGCTGGTACTTCAACCGCGGGGAGTTCAACGATCCGCTGGCCGGCAACCCCGCGCACGAGAAGGCCGGCGGCGGCTGCCCGTACGAGTGCGACGCCGCGTACCGGCTCATGCTCTCCGACGGCGTGGAGTTCTCCTCCGCGCTCAGGTTCGGCATCGAGCACGGCCCGCAGAACGACAAGCCCGCCACGTACGGCTCCACCGCGTTCCTCTACACGCAGCCCACCTTCGGCACGCATCGCACCGCCGTCCTCGACGTCGGCGACGCGGCCGGCAGGGCCGCGCACGACTACCGGGAGAGCGGGGCCGCCACCCAGGCCACGCTCGCCTCGGTGTACGAGGGGGACGAGGACCACCAGACCGTGCGAGGGGTGACGCGGTCCACGTCGAGCCCCGTGTCGTTCCAGCTCGGCGTGGACGCCGCCAACGCGGGCGTGCTGCTGCGGCGCACCTCCGACCAGGCTGCCGCCGGCCAGGCGGCCCGGGTCCTGGTGGACGGGGTGGACGTGGGCGAGTGGCGGCAGCCGCTCGGCAACGGCACCCAGCGCTGGCTGGCGGACACGTTCGCGCTGCCGGCCGGCGCGACCGCGGGCAAGTCCGCCATCAGGGTCGAGCTGCGCCCCACCGCCGGCGCGCCCCCATGGACCGCCGCCCGGTACGCCGCCGACAGCCTCGTCCCGGCGCAGCACGCCGACGACCGGGCGCCCACGGCGGCCGAAGGGCCGTCCCTGGCCGGCGGCGACAGGCACGCCCTGCACCTCACGTGGCGCGAGCCGGACGACGACCTCGGCATCCGCGAATACCGCGTGTACGGCTCCACCTCGCCGTCCGCGCAGAACACGCTGCTCGGCACCACCCGCGCGCCCGGCTTCACCCACGGCCCGCTGGCCGCCGGCGCGACCTGGTACTACCGGGTGGAGGCGGTGGACCTGTCAGGCCGCACGGCCGCCGCCGGGCCGGTCGTCTCCGGCCGCACCGGCACGCCCACCCGCACCGATCTCGACAAGGACGGGCGGGACGACGTGCTGACCTTCACCCGGGGGAGCACCGGCGACGTGTACGCCTCGCTCTCCGACGGGACGAGGTTCGTGCAGGACGGGTGGAAGTGGCATGACTCGTTCGCCGTCGGCCAGCAGATCGCCCTGACGGGTGACTTCGACGGCGACGGCCGCGACGACGCGGTGACGTTCACCCGGGGGAGCGCCGCCGACGTCTTCGTGTCGCTGTCCGACGGGACGAAACTCGTGCAGAACGGCTGGAAGTGGCACGACTACTTCGCCGCCGGCACGGAGATCCCCGCCGTGGGCGACTTCGACGGCGACGGGCGCGACGACATCGCGACCTTCACCCGGGGCGACTCGGGCGATGTCTGGGTGGCCCTGTCGACCGGGTCCGGGTTCGGGCCGTCGCGCAAGTGGCACGACCGCTTCGTGATCGGCGACGAGCTCCCGGCCGTGGGCGACTTCGACGGCGACGGCCGGGACGACGTCGCGGCCTTCACCCGGGGCACCTCCGCCGACGTGTTCGTGGCGCTGTCCAGCGGCAGCGTCTTCCGGCACGACGGGTGGCGCTGGCACGGCAACTTCGCGGTCGGCTCCGAGACCCCCGCCGTCGGCGACTTCAACGGCGACGGGCGCGACGACATCGCGACCTTCACCGGCGGTCCGGCGGCCGACGTCTTCGTGTCGCTGTCGGACGGCGGGAGGTTCGTGGAGAACGCCTGGAAGTGGCACGACAACTTCGCGGGCGGCGACCAGGTGCCGGGCGTCGGCGACGTCAACGCCGACGGCAGGGCCGACGTGATCGCCTTCACGCGGGGCGACGCCGCGGACGTGTTCGTGGCCACCTCGGAGACCGGCCGCTTCCAGCCTGCGCCGGTGAAGTGGCACGACCACTTCGCCGCCGGCACGGAGTGGCCGCAACCGAGCCAGATCCGCTGA
- a CDS encoding helix-turn-helix transcriptional regulator, whose amino-acid sequence MNKDELGSFLRSRRERVRPEEAGLAPGRRRQTPGLRREEVALLAGISVDYYIRLEQGRGPQPSAQVLAALSRTLRLTGDEHDYLLRIGGQAPVRTGSAAEVPEHARRLLDRLEEFPAVIVNVCWDLLAWNRMLVALIGDPAARPPRRRNTLRWLFGGAPALLSDHADHARQAVADLRASGRYPDDPDVRQIVDELTAASPLFAELWAAQDIEVQRTVTKRAMHPLVGVMELDCDVLPLPGGDHRIVLYTAAPGTPSHRALQRLRALSDSRSMGPLPEGRERARVP is encoded by the coding sequence ATGAACAAGGACGAGCTGGGCAGTTTTCTGCGGAGCAGGCGCGAGCGGGTCAGGCCGGAAGAGGCGGGGCTGGCGCCCGGCCGCCGGCGCCAGACGCCGGGGCTGCGCCGCGAGGAGGTCGCGCTGCTGGCCGGGATCTCGGTCGACTACTACATCCGGCTGGAGCAGGGCCGCGGGCCGCAGCCGTCCGCGCAGGTGCTCGCCGCGCTGAGCCGCACGCTGCGGCTGACCGGCGACGAGCACGACTATCTGCTGCGGATAGGTGGCCAGGCCCCGGTCCGGACCGGCTCCGCGGCGGAGGTTCCCGAGCACGCGCGGCGCCTGCTGGATCGCCTCGAGGAGTTTCCCGCCGTGATCGTCAACGTCTGCTGGGACCTGCTCGCGTGGAACCGGATGCTGGTCGCGCTCATCGGCGACCCGGCGGCCAGGCCGCCCCGCCGGCGCAACACGCTGCGCTGGCTGTTCGGCGGCGCTCCCGCCCTGCTGAGTGATCACGCCGACCATGCCCGCCAGGCCGTCGCCGACCTGCGGGCCAGCGGCCGCTACCCGGACGATCCCGACGTACGGCAGATCGTGGACGAGCTGACGGCGGCCAGCCCGCTGTTCGCCGAGCTGTGGGCGGCGCAGGACATCGAAGTGCAGCGGACCGTGACGAAGCGAGCCATGCACCCGCTGGTGGGCGTGATGGAGCTCGATTGCGACGTCCTGCCCCTGCCCGGCGGGGATCATCGCATCGTCCTCTACACCGCCGCCCCGGGCACGCCCTCACACCGCGCGCTCCAGCGCCTGCGGGCACTCAGCGACAGTCGTTCGATGGGCCCGCTCCCGGAGGGACGGGAGCGGGCCCGGGTGCCGTGA